CTTCTCCTGCTCCACACCGGGCAGGTATCCCGGGGTGTCCACGACGAAGACGAGCGGGATGTTGTAGGCGTCGCAGATGCGGACGAAGCGGGCGCCCTTGTCGGCGGCGTCGGCGTCGATGCAGCCGGCGAAGTGCATGGGGTTGTTGGCGATGAAGCCGACCGCACGGCCGTCGATACGCCCGAAGGCGGTGATGAGGTTCGGCGCGTAGTTCGCCTGGATCTCCACGAGGTTGTCGTCATCACCCAGCTGGACCAGCAGATCGTTCATGTCGTAGCCCGCGTTGGAGTCGTCCGGCATGAACAGGTCGAGGGCGGCTTCCTCGGCGACGTCCTCGTCACTGGGGGCGCCGAACACCGGGGCGGGGTCGTTGCAGGTCAACGGGAGGTGGTCGAGGAGGTCACGGACGAAGTCGAAGGCCTCGTCCTCACTGCCCACGACCGCGGAGATGTTGCCGTTGAGTTCCTGCTGGCGGGCGCCGCCGAGCTCGGCGGAGGTGACGTCCTCTCCGGTGACCTCCCGGATGACGGCGGGGCCGGTGACGTACATCTCCGTCTGGCCCTCGACGGCGATGACGAAGTCAGTGGTCACCGGGGCGTAGACGGCGCCGCCGGCGGACTTGCCCAGCATGATGGAGATCTGCGGGCTGCGGCCCGACAGGGGCAGCTGGCGGCGGGAGATCTCGGAGTACATGGCCAGTGAGGTCACCGCATCCTGAATGCGGGCACCACCGGAGTCCTGGATGCCGATGACCGGGCAGCCGATCTTGATGGCCATGTCCATGACCTCGACCACCTTGCGGCCGAAGGCCACTCCGACGGAACCGCCGTAGACGGTCTTGTCGTGGGCGTAGATGGCGACGGGGCGGCCGTCGATGGTGCCGTAGCCGGTGACCACACCGTCGGAGTAGACGGCGTCGGCATCCCCCGGGGTCTTGGCCAGGGCGCCGGTCTCCAGGAAGGAACCCTCGTCGAGCAGCGCGTTGATGCGCTGGCGCGGGGTGGTGTGGCCGGCCTCGTCGCGGCGTGCGCGGGCGCGCTCGCTGCCCGGGTCCTGCGCCTTCTCCAGGCGGGCCCGCAGGTCGGCGAGCTTGGAGGCCGTCGAGTCAGCCGGCGATTTCGCCGCAGAGCTGTCAGTCACTGATCACCACTCGATTCACCAGTCGATTCCATGTCTGATTTCTAGCTGTCCAGCTCCTCGATGCGCCGGGTCATGTGCGCGCCGACGACGCCGATGGCCGGCTCGTCGGGGACCGCGAGGTGGTCACCTGCAAGCTGGACGATATCCAGTTGATCAACGATAGCCGACCAGCCGCCGTCCGGGTCAATCGAGGCGTAGGCCGGTTCCAGTTCGATGGCGCCGTCGTGCATCCGCTCGGAGCGGAAGAGCAGGACGGGGACGTCGACATCGGCCCAGCGTCGGAAGTCCAGCTTGTCCAGGATGCGGTTGTCCACGAAGGAGGCGCGCTGGTGCTCGAGGACACCGGCGGCCAGGCCGTGGGCGGAGGCGTCGGTGGTGGCGAGGAACTGCTCGAGCATGCCGAGCATGGCCTCCTCGCCGGCGGTCTCGAGGATCTCGAAGGGGACGGGGAAGTCGAGGCCGTAGGTCTTCTTCGCGAACTCGCTGTAGCGGGTCCAGCGGGCCTTCGTCTCCTCCATGGTGTCCGGCACCGGCTCGGACGGCTGGGTGGTGTCGAGCAGCGCGATGTAGGCGATCTCGACGTCGGTGTCCTTGAGCTGGTGGGCGACCTCGTAGG
Above is a window of Corynebacterium suedekumii DNA encoding:
- a CDS encoding acyl-CoA carboxylase subunit beta, which translates into the protein MTDSSAAKSPADSTASKLADLRARLEKAQDPGSERARARRDEAGHTTPRQRINALLDEGSFLETGALAKTPGDADAVYSDGVVTGYGTIDGRPVAIYAHDKTVYGGSVGVAFGRKVVEVMDMAIKIGCPVIGIQDSGGARIQDAVTSLAMYSEISRRQLPLSGRSPQISIMLGKSAGGAVYAPVTTDFVIAVEGQTEMYVTGPAVIREVTGEDVTSAELGGARQQELNGNISAVVGSEDEAFDFVRDLLDHLPLTCNDPAPVFGAPSDEDVAEEAALDLFMPDDSNAGYDMNDLLVQLGDDDNLVEIQANYAPNLITAFGRIDGRAVGFIANNPMHFAGCIDADAADKGARFVRICDAYNIPLVFVVDTPGYLPGVEQEKAGLIHRGAKLAFAVVEATVPKITLIVRKAYGGAYAVMGSKNLSGDINLAWPSAQIAVMGSAAAVVMIQGKQLAAAPPEQRDYLKKIFMDFYDENMTSPYVAAERGYIDAMIQPRDTRLALRRAVRQLATKVEQDLPKKHTIMPM